Genomic DNA from Entelurus aequoreus isolate RoL-2023_Sb linkage group LG25, RoL_Eaeq_v1.1, whole genome shotgun sequence:
TAGTTTTGATTACCACATTTGGCCGTGTTTAAGTGTAAAATCGCTAATTAATAGCATTAATAGCTGGCGCATTTCGATTTCACTGTGTTTTTGAGCGCTTTCtaccaggcatgcttgctttgttggcatggggaAAAATTACAACGTGACCTAAAAGGCAGCTCGCTATACGAATACACCCTGACTTGATTTATGTGTTACAAAATATCGGATTTTATTTGAATCGGCACGGCGTAGTACCGGCGGAGTTCGGTCGGTATGTGTAAAAGTACCGACTTCAGTACACATCCCGACCCGATCGATCTCGTCCTGGTGTGTCGGAAGCAGTTATATCACTGCAATATCACACCTTTTTATTGGATTCTGTGTAAAAAGGCCACGATGGCTTGCTGCTGGTTGTTCTCATGCAGCCTCTTTCACAGAACATTGTCACATCAGAGCCATAATAAAAGCTACGTTCCGACATTTTGGCCTTTCACACAGAATCCTTCAAAAGACAGGATATATATTCATTGGGGTAGTTCCGATCGGGGTTTTTACgctgccgattccgatcatccttgagtgagatcggccgataccgataCAGATCACATGAATAAacttgtacattttcaaaatttaTTTAgaagtaaagtaccactgatagtcgcacacacacactaggtgtgaggaaattactctctgcgtttgacccatccccttgttccaccccctgggaggtgaggggagcaatgagcagcggcggtggccgcgctcgggaatcattttggtgatttaactggcgagtgctattgacagtttaacaatatcaacactagCTCCTTACTCGCTCCCTCTATAATATGTTTGacttcatcctccagtgataatagtacataatgtacaagttagggatgtccgataatggctttttgacgatatccgatattgtccaactcttaattacagataccgatatcgaccgataccgatatcaaccgataccgatgtatacagtcgtggaattaacacatcattatgcctaatttggacaaccaggtatggtgaagataaggtcctttttttttttttaattaataaaataaaataagataaataaatgaaaaacattttcttgaataaaaaaagaaagtaaaacaatataaaaacagttacatagaaactggtaattaatgaaaatgagtaaaattaactgttaaaggttagtactattagtggaccagcagcacgcacaatcatgtgtgcttacggactgtatcccttgcagactgtattgatatatattgatatataatgtaggaaccagaatattaataacagaaagaaacaaccattttgtgtgaatgagtgtaaatgggggagggaggttttttgggttagtgtactaattgtaagtgtatcttgtgttttttatgttgatttaataaaaaaaataaaaataaaataaaccgataccgatataaaaaaaaaacgatacagataatttccgatattacattttaaagcatttaccgaCATCTCTAGTACAAATAAATGCAGCTTATTTGCTGAAGTGGAGATTGTTATTATTAGTTTAGAGGTTTATGGAGAcacattagctgctagccgctcgTCAGCGGgggggactaaaaataatccCGAAAATTTGATTATCTATTTAATTATTATCCATCTAGCATTGCAAGATATCCTTTCACACAGGTGATGTCCCGGCTCTGTTACggctttgattaaaaaaaggcgGCCGTGGCTTTTGCAGGCAGTGTGAGGGAGACTTCTGTGTAAAAGAGGTTGTTAGTGCGGGGAATGTACACAACGTAGGCGTACAGGCGAGAATACATCCTCATGGAGGCGCCGCCTATATTTCTCTTGGTGTACAAAAAGTCCGtaagaagtgtttttttttgtataaaatcagcaggcacttttttttttaattgcttccTTCGTTAGTAGTGCTTCGACCCGACGTCCCTGGCCCCGATCTAAGGTCGGGTCAGTGTGGTGTAGACGGGCTGGTCCCAGCTGGCGGCGGTGGGGCTGTGAGCAGGCGCCATGGACAGGCTGTTGAGGATGGGGCTGCTGTAAGGCCGCCTGGGGGAGTGGAAGTAGGGGTACTGGTAGAGGGTGGAGGGGTAGCCGGAGTAAGGGTTGTAGTAGTTGGAGCTCTGGAGGTCGGTATAGTCACACTGGGAGGCGGGGAAGGAGGCGGCTGAGGTGGTGACGCAGGCCTGGCTGCTGTAGGTGGCGTAGTCGGGGTGCGAGGGCGAGTCGTGGGAGTGGTCGCTGTAGTGGCTTGGGCTCAGCTGCTCCGTTTTGATGTGGAGGCGGTGCTGGGCCACCTCGGGCGGCGAGGAGGACATGGCGTTCTTGCGACTCCAGCCGCCGTACGAGGAGCCGTAGGCGGTCAGCCCGTGCTCCGAGGACAGGGCGGCGGCGGCGGAAGCGGAGGAGGCGTGGCCGTTCAAGGGGAGGTACTGGTCGAACTCGTGCACGTCGAACGTCTCCATGTTGCTGATGACGTCGGTGCTGAGCTCCGAGATGTCCACGTTGCTGAAGTCGATGTTCTGCCtgctgccgccattgttgttgtcGGGCAGGCGGCGGCCCTCGTGCTTCAGGTCCTGCTTGGGGCCGTGGTGCAGGTCCGTTTTGGGGGTGGTGGGCGGCGTCGGGGGACCGTGGGGCTGTCCTGGTATGACAAAATGGGAACAATTATGTAattttgtaaacaaaacaaagatTTCTTCGCCACTCACCGGCGTGGTCAGGGTGGTGGTGGCCGTCCGACATCCCCGCCAGTCCCGCCATCCCCGGCTCGGCTTTGTACATGTGGTGATGGGCCAGCTCGGCGCCCGAGTCCGAGTCGCTCTGGCCCGGTTTGACATTCTTCCGTCGCCGAGGCTGGTACTTGTAGTCCGGGTGGTCTTTCTTGTGCTGAACCCTCAGACGCTCCGCTTCGTCCACAAACGGCCTCTTCTCGCTCTCCGAGAGCAAACtgttaaaaccaaaaatattatTTACCATGAACACATGGATAAGTCAATGATAGTGATAATTACTAGGGTGATGGCTTTTTTTTTGTACCAAAAATgcttaaagcacaggtgtcaaactcatttttagctaaggaaaatctattcccaagtgggcctgactggtaaaatcattgcatgataacttaaaaataaagacaactttagattgttttctttttttaaaaatagaacaagcacaacctgaaaataaacaaattataatgttattttgttttttacacttacatcttccagttaatagtattctattttcCTTTGTTGTTATttctactttctgaataaatgatgtaatAATGTTCACCAGTgaaataggtggaattgagtctggcagagtttaaAAAATGCTCCCACTGGTGTTCATgattaatctatcagaagatgga
This window encodes:
- the LOC133642712 gene encoding transcription factor Sox-8-like, with product MLKMTEDHDKCVGDHPCSPSGSNSSMSQDDSDSDAPSSPTGSDGQASLLAGLAKKLDSEDDDRFPACIRDAVSQVLKGYDWSLVPMPVRGNGSLKSKPHVKRPMNAFMVWAQAARRKLADQYPHLHNAELSKTLGKLWRLLSESEKRPFVDEAERLRVQHKKDHPDYKYQPRRRKNVKPGQSDSDSGAELAHHHMYKAEPGMAGLAGMSDGHHHPDHAGQPHGPPTPPTTPKTDLHHGPKQDLKHEGRRLPDNNNGGSRQNIDFSNVDISELSTDVISNMETFDVHEFDQYLPLNGHASSASAAAALSSEHGLTAYGSSYGGWSRKNAMSSSPPEVAQHRLHIKTEQLSPSHYSDHSHDSPSHPDYATYSSQACVTTSAASFPASQCDYTDLQSSNYYNPYSGYPSTLYQYPYFHSPRRPYSSPILNSLSMAPAHSPTAASWDQPVYTTLTRP